In Penaeus monodon isolate SGIC_2016 chromosome 7, NSTDA_Pmon_1, whole genome shotgun sequence, the following are encoded in one genomic region:
- the LOC119575142 gene encoding uncharacterized protein LOC119575142 isoform X2 gives MIILLLVIVAAVIYLLFFRSSRPALPEGRKLDQVMKYTANDIPILDLHGMGAQQALQWTKYLLRKCGDGPARIITGRGLHSPGGEPVLRNVVTDYLKRNGYRFNFADCNEGLLNVWY, from the exons ATGATCATCTTACTCCTTGTCATCG TGGCTGCTGTTATCTATCTCTTGTTCTTCAGGAGTAG TCGGCCTGCACTCCCGGAGGGCCGTAAGCTGGATCAAGTGATGAAGTACACGGCCAACGACATTCCAATCCTCGACTTGCACGGCATGGGGGCGCAGCAAGCGCTGCAGTGGACAAAATACTTACTCCGCAAATGCGGAGACGGTCCCGCTAGAATCATCACCGGAAGAGGCCTGCACAGTCCCGGTGGCGAGCCGGTGCTCAGGAACGTTGTCACAGACTACCTCAAGAGAAATGGATACCGTTTCAACTTTGCTGATTGTAACGAAGGATTACTGAATGTCTGGTACTAA
- the LOC119575142 gene encoding uncharacterized protein LOC119575142 isoform X1, which yields MIILLLVIVAAVIYLLFFRSSIQRHPTSRPALPEGRKLDQVMKYTANDIPILDLHGMGAQQALQWTKYLLRKCGDGPARIITGRGLHSPGGEPVLRNVVTDYLKRNGYRFNFADCNEGLLNVWY from the exons ATGATCATCTTACTCCTTGTCATCG TGGCTGCTGTTATCTATCTCTTGTTCTTCAGGAGTAG TATTCAACGCCATCCCACAAGTCGGCCTGCACTCCCGGAGGGCCGTAAGCTGGATCAAGTGATGAAGTACACGGCCAACGACATTCCAATCCTCGACTTGCACGGCATGGGGGCGCAGCAAGCGCTGCAGTGGACAAAATACTTACTCCGCAAATGCGGAGACGGTCCCGCTAGAATCATCACCGGAAGAGGCCTGCACAGTCCCGGTGGCGAGCCGGTGCTCAGGAACGTTGTCACAGACTACCTCAAGAGAAATGGATACCGTTTCAACTTTGCTGATTGTAACGAAGGATTACTGAATGTCTGGTACTAA